Below is a genomic region from Caldicoprobacter guelmensis.
TGCATTGAAAAAATAATTGTTGCCAATGGCCAAGTTCTAATTTTTATGGTAAGGCTTTTAGACAAAAGCATTAAATAGTAGGCAGAGTAAAAGTAAAAATAATATAACATTGTACTTGACTAACCCCTTAGGTGATAGCTTATTATGTCGGTGGAGGTGGTATAAATGTTAATAAATGAAGTGTGCAAAATAACAGGGCTTACGAAAAAAGCTATAGAGTATTATGAGGAGAAGGGGCTTATTGCTCCTAAGGTTGAAGAAAATGGATACCGCAATTTTTCTAGTGAAGATGTGGCAAAGCTTAAAGAAATATCTGTTTTAAGAAAGCTTGGGTTAAGCATCTCTGAAATACGCGATGTTTTGGAAAAAGATAATAAAAAGGCGGGCTTGACAAAAGTCAAGCACAAGAAGGATTTGGAGTTGCAGCAGTACAGTAAAAAGCAAGAGCTCCTGAATCAGTTAATTGAAGGTGAAAATATTGATGAAATCATGAAGCAGCTTGAGGAGCTGGAGAAACAGCAAATAATCAAGGAAAAATTATTAGATGCTTTTCCTGGATATTATGGACACTTCCTTGTTTTTCACTTTGGCAGATTTTTAAATGAACGGATTTCTAGCAAAGAGCAGGAAAAGGCATACAACAATGTTGTCAAATTTTTGGATAATATTAAAACTGTTGAGTTTACTGCTGAATTGAAAGAATATTTTGAAGAGGCTGTTTCTATTGTGAATGATGAGTTGTTGGAGAGTGTAACAAATGAAATAGTTAAAGCTATAGAAAATGTTGATGATTATATTGAAAAAAACAAGAATATTTTGGAACAGTATATTGCCTATAAAAATTCAGAGGAATATAAACAATCGTCTGAGTATAAAATTCAAAACCTTTTATTGGAGTTTCAAAAAACAAGCGGATATTTCGACGTGTTTATTCCAAACATGAGGAAGTTAAGCCCTTCTTATGATGAATACTTTAGGAAACTTGAGAAAGCCAATGAGAAGTTTGTTAATCGGTATCCTGAAACATCAACATGGTATAATGAGTAGGGTGCTCCTGGTAAGGTTATTGTATGTTGAGCATCTAAATTTGGCAAATATGCAAAAAAGTATTCTAATAAAATACCTAAAGGGGCAATGGCCACTTCTGCAAAGATAAATTGATACGGCATTACCAAAAATTTCACTATATATCATAGACTTAGCTCTAATATTTTGTTAAACTAATATCGTAGCATATTTTACTCAATTCTGATTTGTTAGGGGGATGGATGCTTTGAGTGATGTGATACTCAATGTGAGCAACTTAAAGAAGAATTACGGGAAGTTTGAGGCATTAAAGGGAGTCAGCTTTGAGGTGAAGAAGGGTGAAATCTTCGCCTTAATTGGACCCAATGGTGCAGGTAAGACCACCACCCTCAGAATTATAGCTACACTCCTTACGCCTACCGATGGAAAAGTCGAGTTCATGGGCTTTGATTTGAAAAAGAATCCGGACAAGATAAGGCAGGGAATTACATATCTCCCTGAGGAGGCAGGAGCATACAAAAATCTTACAGGGCTGGATTATTTAAAATTTATGGCAAGCTTTTATGCTGAAAAGCCGCAGGATGTAGATATGTATATCGAAAGAGCGATAAAGATCGTGGGCTTTAAAGACAGACTAAAAGATAAAGTGGGTACATACAGCAAAGGCATGACCAGGAAACTCCTTTTAGCAAGGGCTCTTATGACCAAGCCCAAGCTTGCCATACTTGACGAGCCTACTTCAGGGCTGGACGTCATTAACTCACTGGAGATAAGGGAGGTCATAAAGGAATTCGTAAAAGAAGGGATTTCAGTGCTCCTTTCATCTCATAACATGCTGGAGATCGATTTTCTGTCCGACAGGGTGGCAATTATAGACAAAGGGCAGATTCTGGAAACGGGTGAGCCTAGGGTGCTAAAAGATAAATACTCTGCGGAAAATCTGGAAGAGGTATTCAGGAGGCTGGTACAATGAGGAAATTTGCAAATTTATTAAAAAAAGAAATAAAAGAGCTAATAACGTTTCAGCTGGTTATTTCTTTGCTGTTCACCATGGGGTTGTTTTATTTTATAGGAAACATCGTTCAATCTGAAGTAAAGAAGATGCAAGAGAAACAAGAAATATATGTTTTAAATTTGGATGATTCACAAGAATCTAGAACGCTTCTCAATGGTTTATCCTATGCCGGTTTTAAAGTGAATCTTTTGGATAAAAAAGACAAGGATGAAGCTGTAGAATATGCGAAAAGCGGTAATATAAATTTGCTACTAGTAATCCCTGAGGGTTTTGGCGAGGCAGCATCAAAATTTCAGTTTAAAGAAATAGAGGCTTATTCCTTCATCCGCAGCTTTTCCATGACCAGTTCGGCAAATGCCGCAATAGTTGGTCAGGTAATTTCAGAGATAAACAAACTTCTTTCAGATAATTTCTTAAAGGCGAACTTTCCTGACCTCAACCCGGAGGACATAAAAAATCCCATAAAAAGCAAAGGGTTTGTTGTGGTAAAGGATGTTGTGGCCGAGGGGTCAGCTGCAGAGGTTAGCAATATCGTGTATTCCCAATCCATATTCATCCCCGTTATTCTGATGGTGATCATTGTATTTTCTTCTCAGATGGTGTTATCAGCCATGGCCATGGAAAAGCAAGATAAAACTTTGGAGACTCTCCTAACTGTACCCATAAGCAGAAACCAGATAGTGATTGCCAAAATGGCGGCTTCAGCTTTGGTGGGATTGCTTTCTGCGGTGATATATATGCTAGGGTTCAGGTATTATATGGGCGGCTTTATGGGGGATATAGGTGAGGGTAGCCAGATAAATGACCTCATGCAAAGGCTGGGCCTTCAATATACCTCGGGAGACTATTTAATATTGGGTGTATCGATATTTTTGGCTATACTGTGTGCCTTGGGACTGACTATCATTTTGGGAGTGATGGTAGAAGACTTAAAGAGCGCCCAGACAATGATATTGCCCCTCATCTTCCTCGTGATGATCCCGTATTTTATTTCCATGTTTTCGGATATTAACTCTTTGTCCTTACCTGCTAAGGTCTTAATTATGCTTATACCCTTTAGCCATCCCTTTATAGCGTCACAGAACATACTCCTTGGAAACTATGCTGTGGTGTTATACGGCATACTTTACATGCTAGCCGTCTTTATAGTTTTGATATTTATCTGTGGTAAGATATTTTCTACCGATAAGGTATTGACTATGAAATTGAGATTTGGTAAAAAAGGATTTGTCAAAAATGAGTGAGAAAATGTGTGGATGATGAAAAAATTTAAAATAAGGAATAATAAAAGCAGCAGGGGAGAAAACTTGTTGCCGAAAAGAAGGAGGAATGGTTGGTGAACATCGTGTTACTGGGCCCGCCTGGCAGTGGGAAGGGAACGCAAGGGCAACTTCTAGCTGAGGATTTCAATTTGGTACAATTATCTACAGGAGATTTGTTTCGCCAGATCCTACAGGACCCTGGCCATCCTTTGTACGACAAACTACAGGTTGTCAAACAGGGTAAGCTGGTGTCCGATGAGGTTGTAAACGCTGTGGTAGAAGATGCATTGACAAAGTTAAAAAACGCCAAGGGTGTAATATTTGATGGCTTTCCCAGGACTGTTGCCCAGGCAGAGGCGTTGGATAAAATGCTGAATTCGATGAACAAAAAAGTTGATGTAGTAATCAATTTTGATGTGACGAAGCATGTGCTCTTGCACAGGTTGCTGGGTAGAAGAATTTGTCCTAACTGTAAAAGGATATTTCATATAAGGCAGGGATATACAGAGTGCCCTGACTGTAGAGTGCAACTTATAACGAGAGAAGACGATAACGAAGAAGTCATAATGAAGCGATTCAATGAGTATAACGAAAAAACCGCCGGTGTGAAGGAGTATTATCTTAATTCTTCTGATTGTGTTTTTATAAACTTGACCGTAGATGACCCTGATATCACTGCCGAAGAAGTACATAATGAGATAGTGTCGGAGTTAGCTAAGAAGGGGCTAGCGCAATAAGGAGAAAGTGCAAATGAAAGTTTTTGCAATCGGTGACCTTCACTTGTCGGAAGCCAATCCCAAACCCATGGATGTGTTTGGTGAGCACTGGTTTCAGCACTGGGAGAGGATAAAGTATAACTGGATAAGCAAGGTGGGACCAGAGGATGTGGTCCTCATTCCCGGTGATATAAGCTGGGCTATGAAGCTGGAGGAGGCTAAGCCTGACCTTGAAAGCATAGGACAGCTCCCTGGACGAAAGATTATAATAAGGGGGAACCACGATTATTGGTGGTCTTCTATATCCAAAGTGAGGAAGATGCTTCCCGATAATATGTTTGCAATACAGAACGACAGCATATTTTTTGAGGGCATTGCTTTTTGCGGTACACGTGGATGGACAGTTTTGGAAGCACGGGAAGACGTGCAGCATGATATCAAGATATTTAATAGGGAACTGAATAGACTGAAATTATCGCTGGACAGCGCTAAGGGAGCTAGAGAAATAGTGGTGATGCTTCATTATCCCCCTTTTGATGAGAGGGGAAACGAGAATGATATGGCTAAGCTGATCAGGCAATATCCCGTGAAACACGTGGTGTTTGGTCACCTTCACGGTGCAAGCTTGAGTAGCGCGGTAGAAGGGTATATGGACGGCGTCACGTATCATTTGGTCTCATGCGATTATCTGAATTTTGACCTCAAATTGATAATGGAAGGATAAGTTATTGTAGTTAATCAACTTAGCCATTATGATTTTGTCTGCGTACCCGGTTTTTCAATCAAATATTTCCAGTAACGTACGGGCATGAACTGTCGCTGAAGTCGTGGATTGATCCTGCTTTTGATGGCGATGTTTTGAAAGTATTCCTTCCACAGGGTTTGATAGTCAAATTCTTCGTCATCTAGTGGGAGGGCTTCTTTAAACTCAAAGGGCAAGATGGCATATTGCCCTTGGCTGTGAAAAGCAGCCAGCTTTCTCTTTACGTCATGTATTATCCAGTCCTGGGTCGGCATGCGCCTTTTAAAGTGAGGTGCAATTATGCCCAAAATGTTAAAGTCAGGTTCAATGGGAGCGTAAAATATCCCATTTTTAAGTAACCGGAAACGTATCAATCCCAGCATTTTACCAGCTTCTTGGCTTACTTTTTTGTGTAGGACATGAATCCGAAACACATACGGGTCGGCCAAGGCCGAATCAACGCTTTTGCCCATCTTAAAGCCCAGTTTGAGATATCTGTATATGGCTGTTCCTGCATCCTGAGCCTCTGAAAGAAAGGCGTACAGCACTTTTTTGGCTGCTGAAGAGGATATTTTGTGTACTATGGCGTCATACACCCTTTGTGCTTTTTGTTGGTCTGTATTTATGTACACATATTGTACAAACAGGTTGTCCTGTATATTGTCGTCGCTTAGGATTTTTTCGGGCTCTTCTTGCCGGTAATACGCTTCGTATATGGCCGTTAACAACCCCTCGAAGCTTCCATCATATACATAGTAAACCACTTTCACATCTCTCCTGTTATGACCGTATGTACATCTTCTGGTTGGAACAACTGGGGATAAAGAGAGGGAAAGGTAAGCTGTTCACCTGCTACCTTTGTGCTATTTTGTTGCTTGGCTGTGGGCTTGAGCATTTGATACAGCGTCAGCTCGTTTATATTTCTCTCCCCGTAGAACTTGCCATTGCAGGTTATGAAGTGGCGTGCCCTTTTGAGCACAACGC
It encodes:
- a CDS encoding MerR family transcriptional regulator, with product MLINEVCKITGLTKKAIEYYEEKGLIAPKVEENGYRNFSSEDVAKLKEISVLRKLGLSISEIRDVLEKDNKKAGLTKVKHKKDLELQQYSKKQELLNQLIEGENIDEIMKQLEELEKQQIIKEKLLDAFPGYYGHFLVFHFGRFLNERISSKEQEKAYNNVVKFLDNIKTVEFTAELKEYFEEAVSIVNDELLESVTNEIVKAIENVDDYIEKNKNILEQYIAYKNSEEYKQSSEYKIQNLLLEFQKTSGYFDVFIPNMRKLSPSYDEYFRKLEKANEKFVNRYPETSTWYNE
- a CDS encoding ABC transporter ATP-binding protein: MDALSDVILNVSNLKKNYGKFEALKGVSFEVKKGEIFALIGPNGAGKTTTLRIIATLLTPTDGKVEFMGFDLKKNPDKIRQGITYLPEEAGAYKNLTGLDYLKFMASFYAEKPQDVDMYIERAIKIVGFKDRLKDKVGTYSKGMTRKLLLARALMTKPKLAILDEPTSGLDVINSLEIREVIKEFVKEGISVLLSSHNMLEIDFLSDRVAIIDKGQILETGEPRVLKDKYSAENLEEVFRRLVQ
- a CDS encoding ABC transporter permease, which encodes MRKFANLLKKEIKELITFQLVISLLFTMGLFYFIGNIVQSEVKKMQEKQEIYVLNLDDSQESRTLLNGLSYAGFKVNLLDKKDKDEAVEYAKSGNINLLLVIPEGFGEAASKFQFKEIEAYSFIRSFSMTSSANAAIVGQVISEINKLLSDNFLKANFPDLNPEDIKNPIKSKGFVVVKDVVAEGSAAEVSNIVYSQSIFIPVILMVIIVFSSQMVLSAMAMEKQDKTLETLLTVPISRNQIVIAKMAASALVGLLSAVIYMLGFRYYMGGFMGDIGEGSQINDLMQRLGLQYTSGDYLILGVSIFLAILCALGLTIILGVMVEDLKSAQTMILPLIFLVMIPYFISMFSDINSLSLPAKVLIMLIPFSHPFIASQNILLGNYAVVLYGILYMLAVFIVLIFICGKIFSTDKVLTMKLRFGKKGFVKNE
- a CDS encoding adenylate kinase — translated: MNIVLLGPPGSGKGTQGQLLAEDFNLVQLSTGDLFRQILQDPGHPLYDKLQVVKQGKLVSDEVVNAVVEDALTKLKNAKGVIFDGFPRTVAQAEALDKMLNSMNKKVDVVINFDVTKHVLLHRLLGRRICPNCKRIFHIRQGYTECPDCRVQLITREDDNEEVIMKRFNEYNEKTAGVKEYYLNSSDCVFINLTVDDPDITAEEVHNEIVSELAKKGLAQ
- a CDS encoding metallophosphoesterase; its protein translation is MKVFAIGDLHLSEANPKPMDVFGEHWFQHWERIKYNWISKVGPEDVVLIPGDISWAMKLEEAKPDLESIGQLPGRKIIIRGNHDYWWSSISKVRKMLPDNMFAIQNDSIFFEGIAFCGTRGWTVLEAREDVQHDIKIFNRELNRLKLSLDSAKGAREIVVMLHYPPFDERGNENDMAKLIRQYPVKHVVFGHLHGASLSSAVEGYMDGVTYHLVSCDYLNFDLKLIMEG
- a CDS encoding TIGR03915 family putative DNA repair protein: MVYYVYDGSFEGLLTAIYEAYYRQEEPEKILSDDNIQDNLFVQYVYINTDQQKAQRVYDAIVHKISSSAAKKVLYAFLSEAQDAGTAIYRYLKLGFKMGKSVDSALADPYVFRIHVLHKKVSQEAGKMLGLIRFRLLKNGIFYAPIEPDFNILGIIAPHFKRRMPTQDWIIHDVKRKLAAFHSQGQYAILPFEFKEALPLDDEEFDYQTLWKEYFQNIAIKSRINPRLQRQFMPVRYWKYLIEKPGTQTKS